The Pelagibacterium halotolerans B2 genome has a segment encoding these proteins:
- a CDS encoding peroxiredoxin — MTALAVGKPAPDFTLSTDKGAPFTLADQRGKSVLIYFYPQADTPACNDQNLAFTANADWFAERNIILVGISPDSVGKLADFRQKFALSPILLSDPDHKAIGPYGVWGEKKNYGRTYQGLIRSTVLIDPEGRIAQVWPNIRAKGHVERVMKAIG; from the coding sequence ATGACCGCACTGGCCGTCGGCAAACCCGCGCCCGACTTCACCCTCTCAACCGATAAAGGCGCGCCCTTTACGCTCGCGGATCAGCGCGGCAAGTCGGTCCTCATCTATTTCTATCCCCAGGCCGACACTCCCGCCTGCAACGACCAGAACCTTGCCTTTACGGCTAACGCCGACTGGTTTGCCGAACGCAACATCATTCTCGTCGGAATCTCCCCCGACAGCGTGGGAAAGCTCGCCGATTTCCGGCAGAAATTCGCGCTATCGCCCATCTTACTATCGGACCCGGACCACAAGGCCATCGGCCCATACGGCGTGTGGGGCGAAAAGAAGAATTACGGTCGGACCTACCAGGGCCTGATCCGCTCAACCGTTCTGATCGATCCCGAAGGCAGGATCGCACAGGTCTGGCCAAATATCCGCGCCAAGGGCCATGTCGAGCGCGTGATGAAAGCCATAGGTTAG
- the prfB gene encoding peptide chain release factor 2 (programmed frameshift) produces the protein MRAEILKTVDEIKQALSLLRRHLDWDTAERRLDALNARSESGDLWNDPEEARKVMSERQSLESAIDTVRTLEAGINDNVELIELGEAEGDDEIVSEAEKALVELKGTAARMRVETLLSGEADANDCYVEVHSGAGGTESQDWAQMLFRMYTRWAERRGFKVETIEYSAGEEAGIKGATILVKGHNAYGWLKTESGVHRLVRISPYDSQARRHTSFSSVWVYPVIDDSIDIDVNESDVRIDTYRASGAGGQHVNTTDSAVRITHIPTGIVVQCQNERSQHKNRAQAWDMLRARLYELELQKREEAASAEAASKTEIGWGHQIRSYVLQPYQLVKDLRTQVESTSPSDVLDGALDPFMEASLAQRLGADKDENEE, from the exons ATGCGCGCAGAAATTCTCAAGACTGTCGACGAAATCAAGCAGGCCCTAAGCCTGCTGAGGAGGCATCTT GACTGGGATACAGCGGAAAGACGGCTCGACGCGCTGAACGCACGCTCGGAATCGGGTGATCTCTGGAACGATCCGGAGGAAGCGCGCAAGGTGATGAGCGAACGCCAGTCGCTCGAGAGCGCCATCGATACGGTCAGGACTCTCGAAGCCGGGATCAACGACAATGTGGAGTTGATCGAACTCGGTGAGGCCGAGGGCGACGACGAGATCGTTTCCGAAGCCGAGAAGGCCCTTGTCGAGTTAAAGGGCACGGCGGCACGGATGCGGGTGGAAACGCTGCTTTCGGGTGAGGCCGACGCCAACGACTGCTACGTGGAAGTCCATTCGGGCGCCGGGGGCACCGAGAGCCAGGACTGGGCGCAGATGTTGTTCCGGATGTACACGCGCTGGGCGGAGCGGCGCGGGTTCAAGGTCGAGACCATCGAATACAGCGCCGGCGAGGAAGCGGGCATCAAGGGCGCGACGATCCTGGTCAAGGGGCACAATGCCTATGGCTGGCTCAAGACCGAGAGCGGTGTGCACCGGCTGGTGCGCATTTCGCCCTATGACAGTCAGGCACGGCGGCATACGAGCTTTTCGAGTGTCTGGGTCTATCCGGTGATCGATGACTCGATCGATATCGACGTCAACGAGTCCGATGTGCGGATCGATACCTATCGCGCGTCGGGCGCGGGTGGGCAGCACGTCAACACCACCGATTCGGCGGTGCGCATCACCCATATTCCCACCGGCATCGTCGTGCAGTGCCAGAACGAACGCAGCCAACACAAGAACCGGGCGCAGGCCTGGGACATGCTGCGGGCGCGGCTCTATGAGCTGGAACTGCAAAAGCGCGAGGAAGCAGCCAGCGCCGAAGCGGCCTCGAAGACCGAGATCGGGTGGGGCCATCAGATTCGCTCCTACGTGCTACAGCCCTATCAATTGGTGAAGGACCTGCGCACGCAGGTGGAAAGCACCTCGCCCTCAGATGTGCTGGACGGCGCTCTCGATCCGTTCATGGAAGCGTCGCTGGCTCAGCGGTTGGGAGCGGACAAGGACGAGAACGAGGAATAG
- a CDS encoding M23 family metallopeptidase, with protein sequence MPSGDQSITLGRQKARSGRGGAGAYLLLTGVVTLLLLTNAVTGLALYFAPEINTLLREDNSAVFTAYEQRITELRLEVDRLHSRQYAQMGDMNLQMHELVQQQEMLSEQHEYVRALTEMAREMGVGSQDATPDIMTTGAIAAQPSAFAGDTALLADTLLAMQEETRMALVSLSDAATLSTDEIVSGLRGIGIEPELATDGVGGPFVPVDGEPGSIIDEANAVADALARYQSARRALMTAPIQPPLDGNHTVTSSFGNRTDPFLKRAAFHSGIDFRAATGTPVLAAAGGTVSFAASNGGYGNMVEIDHGNGLATRYAHMSRIDVSVGQSITGGQQLGHAGSTGRSTGPHLHFEVRRNGSAIDPSRFIATGRTLAAYLQ encoded by the coding sequence GTGCCATCGGGGGATCAGTCGATAACGCTGGGCAGGCAGAAGGCCAGGTCCGGCAGAGGCGGTGCGGGCGCATATCTGCTCTTGACCGGCGTGGTCACACTGCTGCTGCTCACCAACGCCGTAACAGGGCTTGCCCTCTATTTCGCGCCGGAAATCAACACCTTGCTGCGCGAGGACAATTCCGCCGTTTTCACCGCCTACGAGCAGCGCATCACCGAACTTCGGCTCGAAGTCGACCGTCTCCACTCACGCCAATACGCCCAGATGGGCGATATGAACCTGCAGATGCACGAGCTCGTCCAGCAGCAGGAAATGCTCTCCGAGCAGCATGAATATGTCCGCGCGCTGACCGAAATGGCCCGTGAAATGGGTGTGGGCAGCCAGGACGCAACGCCCGACATCATGACCACCGGCGCGATTGCAGCCCAACCGAGTGCCTTTGCCGGCGACACCGCCCTGTTGGCCGACACCCTTCTGGCCATGCAGGAAGAAACCCGCATGGCGCTCGTTTCACTCTCGGATGCCGCAACCCTTTCCACCGATGAGATCGTGTCGGGGTTACGTGGCATTGGCATCGAGCCCGAACTGGCTACCGACGGCGTCGGCGGTCCGTTTGTTCCCGTCGATGGCGAGCCGGGCTCGATCATCGACGAGGCCAACGCCGTCGCGGATGCCCTGGCCCGCTACCAATCGGCCCGGCGTGCCCTGATGACGGCACCGATCCAGCCTCCTCTCGATGGCAACCACACCGTCACCTCGTCCTTCGGCAATCGTACCGACCCGTTTCTCAAGCGGGCCGCGTTCCACTCGGGCATCGATTTTCGCGCCGCGACCGGAACGCCTGTGCTTGCTGCTGCCGGCGGCACTGTCAGCTTTGCTGCATCCAATGGCGGATATGGCAATATGGTCGAGATCGACCATGGCAATGGCCTTGCCACGCGCTATGCCCACATGAGCCGGATCGATGTCAGCGTCGGCCAGTCGATTACCGGCGGCCAGCAACTCGGCCATGCTGGATCTACGGGTCGCTCCACGGGCCCGCACCTGCATTTCGAAGTCCGCAGAAATGGCAGCGCCATCGATCCCTCGCGCTTTATCGCTACCGGACGGACTCTGGCCGCTTATCTGCAATAG
- a CDS encoding LytTR family DNA-binding domain-containing protein: MLARSPWRRKLLVAAPAIVGFTVLGPFATYLEIAPLPRLLYWTLELLGVGFFMHLVIWPLLHLQALVSWPRPLLVLIGSAIAALPGTAIIYALEAAFRGMTLQSLGTTSLWAMVTMVGWMIASVEFAPEIFGSNRLLPRKSSAPLPSPLQGSLISLSHQDHYVEITRTSGSELIRMRFLDALSALHAQPGARIHRSHWIAAPALVSVDRRGHRHVASLIDGRTLPISRPYLRAARDLLSHGHTDARTTTEGLVGKAS, translated from the coding sequence GTGCTTGCGCGATCGCCCTGGCGGCGTAAGCTGCTCGTCGCTGCGCCGGCAATTGTCGGCTTCACCGTTCTTGGACCGTTTGCGACCTATCTCGAGATCGCGCCGCTGCCCCGGCTGCTTTATTGGACGCTCGAACTGCTGGGCGTCGGTTTTTTCATGCACCTCGTCATCTGGCCGTTGCTCCACCTCCAGGCCCTCGTTTCCTGGCCCCGCCCGCTGCTGGTGCTCATCGGGTCAGCCATTGCGGCCCTCCCCGGCACAGCGATCATTTACGCGCTTGAAGCCGCGTTCCGGGGGATGACCCTTCAATCGCTCGGCACCACCAGCCTTTGGGCAATGGTCACCATGGTGGGCTGGATGATCGCGTCAGTCGAATTCGCGCCCGAGATTTTCGGGTCGAACCGCCTCCTGCCGCGAAAGTCGTCAGCCCCCCTGCCGTCGCCCCTGCAGGGTTCCCTGATTTCACTCTCCCATCAGGATCATTATGTCGAAATCACCAGAACGAGTGGAAGCGAGTTGATCCGCATGCGGTTTCTGGACGCCCTCAGTGCCCTCCACGCTCAGCCCGGCGCCCGCATTCACCGCTCCCACTGGATCGCCGCGCCCGCTCTGGTTTCGGTCGACCGGCGCGGCCACCGGCATGTAGCGAGCCTGATCGACGGTCGCACCCTGCCCATCAGCCGTCCCTATTTGCGCGCCGCACGGGATCTGCTGTCGCACGGTCACACCGATGCCCGGACGACCACTGAGGGGCTGGTCGGGAAGGCGTCCTGA
- the tyrS gene encoding tyrosine--tRNA ligase, whose amino-acid sequence MTQFKSEFLHTLSERGFIHQISDPDGLDKKFSTEIVTGYIGYDPTAASLHVGHLMQIMMLHWMQKTGHRPIALMGGGTGMIGDPSFKDEARKLLTVEGIAANIDGIKQKFANFLDFGDGPQDAVMANNADWLLELGYIEFLRGVGRHFSVNRMLSFDSVKLRLDREQSLSFLEFNYMILQAYDFVELNKRYGCTLQMGGSDQWGNIVNGLDLGHRMLDTQFYALTSPLLTTASGQKMGKTANGAVWLNADALSVYDFWQYWRNTEDADVERFLKLFTTLPLDEIARVMAGVATDINEAKKVLATEVTALVHGRQAAQDAATTAVAVFEAGQLDLSLPTIQIGWSALRGGLGILAATVTAGLASSNGEARRHIQGGALKVNDQTVTDEKMSLGQDQVLSEGVIKLSIGKKRHVLLKPV is encoded by the coding sequence ATGACCCAGTTCAAATCCGAATTTCTCCATACGCTCTCCGAGCGCGGCTTCATTCATCAGATTTCCGATCCCGACGGGCTCGACAAGAAGTTCTCCACCGAGATCGTGACCGGCTACATCGGCTACGATCCGACGGCCGCCTCACTCCATGTCGGCCACCTCATGCAGATCATGATGCTGCACTGGATGCAGAAAACCGGCCATCGCCCCATTGCGCTCATGGGCGGCGGCACTGGCATGATCGGCGATCCCTCCTTCAAGGACGAAGCCCGCAAGCTTCTGACCGTCGAAGGCATCGCGGCCAACATCGACGGCATAAAGCAGAAGTTCGCCAATTTCCTCGACTTTGGCGACGGCCCCCAGGACGCCGTAATGGCCAACAACGCCGATTGGCTGCTTGAGCTTGGCTACATCGAATTCCTGCGTGGCGTCGGCCGTCATTTCTCGGTCAACAGGATGCTCAGCTTCGATTCCGTCAAGCTGCGTCTGGATCGCGAACAGTCGCTGAGCTTTCTTGAATTCAACTACATGATCCTGCAGGCCTACGATTTCGTAGAGCTCAACAAACGCTACGGCTGCACTCTGCAGATGGGCGGCTCGGATCAATGGGGCAATATCGTCAACGGGCTCGATCTCGGGCACCGCATGCTCGATACCCAGTTCTACGCCCTCACCTCGCCCCTGCTGACCACGGCGTCGGGCCAGAAGATGGGCAAGACCGCCAATGGCGCCGTCTGGCTCAATGCCGACGCACTCTCGGTCTATGATTTCTGGCAGTACTGGCGCAACACCGAGGACGCCGATGTCGAGCGCTTCCTAAAGCTCTTCACGACCTTGCCGCTCGATGAGATCGCGAGGGTGATGGCCGGTGTCGCCACCGACATCAACGAGGCCAAGAAGGTGCTGGCGACCGAAGTCACCGCACTCGTTCATGGCCGTCAGGCCGCACAGGACGCTGCCACGACCGCCGTGGCGGTCTTTGAGGCCGGTCAGCTCGATCTCTCGCTGCCGACCATCCAGATCGGCTGGTCGGCCCTGCGCGGTGGTCTGGGCATCCTTGCGGCAACTGTGACCGCCGGTCTGGCGTCATCGAATGGCGAGGCCCGCCGCCACATCCAGGGCGGGGCGCTCAAGGTCAACGACCAGACCGTGACCGACGAAAAGATGAGCCTGGGCCAGGATCAGGTCCTCAGCGAAGGCGTCATAAAGCTTTCTATCGGCAAGAAGCGCCACGTGCTTCTCAAGCCGGTCTGA